Below is a window of Geomonas oryzisoli DNA.
AGGTATTTGAGCGTGGACTTGAGCATGGCCCCCTACGACATCTTGAAGACGTGCACCGAGCTTTTCATCAGGATCGAGACGCCGAAGAAATTGATGATGACCGTGAGGAGTGCCGCGATCATGAGCCAGGAGAAGCGGGTGCCGCGCCACCCCATGGTGACGCGCAAATGGATCGCAACGCCGTACATGAGCCAGGAGATGAGCGACCAGGTCTCGACCGGGTCCCAGCTCCAGTAGGCGCCCCAGAGGTCCTTGGCCCAGATGGAGCCGGCGGCGATCATGATGGCGTTGGTGATGAAGCCGAAGACCAGGTACTTGAACATCAGGTCGTCCAGCCGCTCGGGTGAGAGGTCCGCGAAGCGATCATCGGCGCTGGCAGTGCCGCGCGCGGCGGCGCGTTCTTTCAGGAGGTAAATCACGCCCGCCGCCATGGCGAGCACGTAGGCGCCGAAGGAGAGCCAGGCGAAGAAGACGTGGATGGCGAGCCAGAAGGATTTCAGGGTCGCGGCCATGGGGGCGAGGGTCGGGTTGCGCATCACGCCGTACCCCATGATGAGCATGGTGGTGGGCACGGTGGCGACCGCGAACACCCGCAGCGATTTCTGGCGCCAGGCGACGAAAAGGGTCGAGGCGATGATGAACCAGCCTCCCATAAGCCCGTTTTCGTAGTCC
It encodes the following:
- the ccsA gene encoding cytochrome c biogenesis protein CcsA translates to MAYYEAICFWLSLVIYALSAGGYIYALVFRNEKVVPKLLVLIGIGLLVHTGAVAARYYAQGHFPWSTDYENGLMGGWFIIASTLFVAWRQKSLRVFAVATVPTTMLIMGYGVMRNPTLAPMAATLKSFWLAIHVFFAWLSFGAYVLAMAAGVIYLLKERAAARGTASADDRFADLSPERLDDLMFKYLVFGFITNAIMIAAGSIWAKDLWGAYWSWDPVETWSLISWLMYGVAIHLRVTMGWRGTRFSWLMIAALLTVIINFFGVSILMKSSVHVFKMS